The following proteins are encoded in a genomic region of Bradyrhizobium sp. SK17:
- the maiA gene encoding maleylacetoacetate isomerase: protein MKLHGYFRSSASYRVRIALNLKGLTPEHLPHHLRKGEQCAPAYLAINPQGLVPTLESDAGAILTQSLAIIEWLDETNPNPPLLPQDPLRRAKVRAFAQAIACDTHPVQNLKVLARLRKLGLPEEQVTEWAAWANREGLAACETLIADEAGPFCFGDTPTLADLCLVPQLANARRFGVDVSAYPRLIKAEAVAKQVKAFADAAPDKQPDAE, encoded by the coding sequence ATGAAGCTGCATGGCTATTTCCGCAGCAGCGCGTCCTACCGGGTCCGGATCGCCCTCAATCTGAAGGGGCTGACGCCGGAGCACCTGCCGCATCATCTGCGCAAGGGCGAGCAGTGCGCCCCGGCCTATCTCGCGATCAATCCGCAGGGGCTGGTGCCGACGCTGGAGAGCGACGCCGGCGCGATCCTGACCCAGTCGCTCGCGATCATCGAATGGCTCGACGAGACCAATCCCAATCCGCCGCTGCTGCCGCAGGATCCGCTGCGCCGCGCCAAGGTGCGCGCCTTCGCCCAAGCGATCGCCTGCGACACCCACCCGGTGCAGAACCTGAAGGTGCTGGCGCGGTTGCGCAAGCTCGGCCTGCCCGAGGAGCAGGTGACCGAATGGGCGGCCTGGGCCAATCGCGAGGGACTTGCGGCCTGCGAGACCCTGATCGCGGACGAGGCCGGTCCGTTCTGCTTCGGCGATACGCCCACGCTCGCGGATCTCTGCCTGGTGCCGCAGCTCGCCAATGCGCGGCGGTTCGGTGTCGATGTGTCGGCCTATCCACGCCTGATCAAGGCCGAGGCGGTGGCGAAGCAAGTCAAGGCGTTCGCCGACGCCGCCCCGGACAAGCAGCCCGATGCCGAGTAG
- a CDS encoding ABC transporter substrate-binding protein codes for MKGWARLALTGLLMWAASGIARADDVLKAKIGVLRLSSSAPVFIAQDKGYFRDAGLDVELKFFDAAQPIAVATTSGDVDVGITAFTAGLYNLAGKGTLKVIGGMSREKAGYPLIGYFASNNAYAAGLKTPKDLAGKRVAVTQVGSSFHYSLGLLADKYGFKLSDVKIVPLQSLSNAAAALKGETVDAALLPISTARTLMDSGGAKLLGWVGDETPWQLGAIFASPRTLTHAQLVTRLLTALTRADHDYHDVILSAIKDGVVPINDKTRPLLEIIAKYTNLPVEQVVGNCAYVDPDGKLDVKNVDNQIKWLQEQGFVDKGFDANAIIAKDYVKAD; via the coding sequence ATGAAGGGTTGGGCGCGGCTCGCACTCACGGGCTTGCTGATGTGGGCCGCGAGCGGCATTGCGCGGGCCGACGATGTCCTCAAGGCGAAGATCGGCGTGCTGCGGCTGTCGTCCTCGGCGCCGGTGTTCATCGCGCAGGACAAGGGCTATTTCCGCGACGCCGGGCTCGATGTCGAGCTGAAGTTCTTCGACGCGGCGCAGCCGATCGCGGTGGCGACCACCTCGGGCGATGTCGATGTCGGCATCACCGCCTTCACCGCGGGGCTCTACAATCTCGCCGGCAAGGGCACGCTGAAGGTGATCGGCGGCATGAGCCGCGAGAAGGCCGGTTATCCCTTGATCGGCTATTTCGCCAGCAACAATGCCTATGCGGCGGGCCTGAAGACGCCGAAGGATCTCGCCGGCAAGCGCGTGGCGGTGACCCAGGTCGGCTCCAGCTTCCATTACTCGCTCGGCCTGCTCGCCGACAAATACGGCTTCAAACTGTCCGATGTGAAGATCGTGCCGCTGCAATCGCTGTCGAACGCGGCGGCGGCGCTGAAGGGCGAGACGGTCGATGCCGCGCTGCTGCCGATCTCGACCGCGCGGACCTTGATGGATTCGGGCGGTGCGAAATTGCTCGGCTGGGTCGGCGACGAGACGCCGTGGCAGTTGGGGGCGATCTTCGCGTCGCCGAGGACGCTGACCCATGCGCAACTGGTGACGAGGTTGCTCACCGCGCTGACCCGCGCCGATCACGACTATCACGACGTGATCCTGAGCGCGATCAAGGACGGCGTGGTGCCGATCAACGACAAGACGAGGCCGCTGCTCGAGATCATCGCCAAGTACACAAACCTGCCGGTCGAGCAGGTGGTCGGCAATTGCGCCTATGTCGATCCCGACGGCAAGCTCGACGTGAAGAACGTCGACAACCAGATCAAATGGCTGCAAGAGCAGGGCTTCGTCGACAAGGGCTTTGATGCGAACGCGATCATCGCCAAGGACTATGTGAAGGCGGATTGA
- a CDS encoding benzoate-CoA ligase family protein, giving the protein MTGIADQVPLDSPGAREIGFTIPERYNASRILFDNLGNGNAGRLALTGPAGTRTYRGLCADAARWGHAFRSLGLQRGDRVLLFLDDTPAYPAAFFGAVRAGFVPLLINTLTTPELLQFYLSDAGAKVAVTDAEFCSRFNAEACKDTPLRTLIVVNGTADDHAVAEARNAGDWLQGFPGDLDEADTHRNEMAFWMYSSGSTGRPKGIVHLQHDMAYSEQAFARSVLKLQPGDICLSVPKIFFAYGFGNSITFPFSVGAATLLLPGQPKPAAIFAAIGQYRPTVFFGLPTLYISLTKAEGADAADFSSLRMAVSAAEVLSAEVFNGWKQLTGLEIIEGLGSTEVLHVYLSNRAEQKKLGAAGLRVPGYEIMLRDSDGREVGDNEEGILWVRGDSATPLYWNRPDKTAETVREDGWIYTGDRFIRDSDGFHFFRGRADDLIKISGQWVYPLEVELCLADHPDARECAVYAAELPDRRMTLRAVVVMNKGGFDSNEATRRLQDYVKTKLLPYKYPREVKFIDELPKTGTGKIDRQAVMRM; this is encoded by the coding sequence ATGACGGGGATCGCCGACCAGGTTCCGCTGGATAGTCCCGGTGCGCGCGAGATCGGCTTCACGATCCCCGAGCGCTACAATGCGAGCCGCATCCTGTTCGACAATCTCGGCAACGGCAACGCCGGGCGTCTGGCGCTGACCGGCCCTGCCGGCACGCGGACCTATCGCGGGTTGTGCGCCGATGCGGCGCGCTGGGGCCACGCCTTCCGGTCGCTCGGGCTGCAACGCGGCGACCGCGTGCTGCTGTTCCTCGACGACACGCCGGCCTACCCGGCGGCGTTCTTCGGCGCGGTGCGCGCCGGCTTCGTGCCGCTCCTGATCAACACGCTCACGACACCGGAGCTGTTGCAGTTCTATCTGTCCGACGCCGGTGCAAAGGTTGCCGTCACCGATGCCGAGTTCTGCTCGCGCTTCAACGCGGAGGCCTGCAAGGACACGCCGCTGCGTACGCTGATCGTGGTCAACGGCACCGCCGACGATCACGCGGTTGCCGAAGCCCGCAACGCCGGCGATTGGCTGCAAGGTTTTCCCGGCGACCTCGACGAAGCCGACACCCACCGCAACGAGATGGCGTTCTGGATGTATTCGTCGGGCTCGACCGGCCGGCCCAAGGGCATCGTGCATTTGCAGCACGACATGGCCTATAGCGAGCAGGCGTTTGCCCGCAGCGTGCTGAAGCTTCAGCCCGGCGACATCTGCCTCTCGGTGCCGAAGATCTTCTTCGCCTATGGCTTCGGCAATTCGATCACGTTTCCGTTCTCGGTCGGCGCCGCGACGCTGCTGCTGCCGGGCCAGCCGAAGCCGGCCGCGATCTTCGCGGCGATCGGACAATACCGACCGACGGTGTTCTTCGGCCTGCCGACGCTCTACATCTCGCTGACCAAGGCCGAGGGCGCTGACGCGGCGGATTTCTCCTCGCTGCGCATGGCGGTGTCAGCCGCGGAGGTGCTGTCGGCCGAGGTCTTCAACGGCTGGAAGCAACTCACCGGCCTCGAGATCATCGAAGGGCTCGGTTCGACCGAGGTGCTGCACGTCTATCTCAGCAACCGCGCGGAGCAGAAGAAGCTCGGCGCGGCGGGTCTGCGCGTGCCCGGCTACGAGATCATGCTGCGCGACAGCGACGGCCGCGAGGTCGGCGACAATGAGGAGGGCATCCTGTGGGTGCGCGGCGATTCCGCCACGCCGCTGTACTGGAACCGGCCGGACAAGACCGCCGAGACGGTGCGTGAGGACGGCTGGATCTACACCGGCGACCGCTTCATCCGCGACAGCGACGGCTTCCACTTCTTCCGCGGCCGCGCCGACGACCTGATCAAGATCTCCGGCCAGTGGGTCTACCCGCTGGAGGTCGAGCTCTGCCTCGCCGATCACCCCGATGCCCGCGAATGCGCCGTCTACGCTGCCGAACTGCCGGACCGCCGCATGACGCTCAGGGCCGTGGTGGTGATGAACAAAGGCGGCTTCGACAGCAACGAGGCGACGCGGCGGCTACAGGACTACGTGAAGACAAAACTGCTGCCGTACAAATATCCGCGCGAGGTGAAGTTCATCGACGAGCTGCCGAAGACCGGGACGGGGAAGATCGACCGCCAGGCCGTGATGCGGATGTGA
- a CDS encoding FAD-dependent monooxygenase, translating into MRIAVIGGGPGGLYFAYLWKKRHPDAEIDLFEQNAAGATWGFGVVFSEQALDFLRADDPETVDAITPKMESWKNITLNLRGESVEIDGVGFSSIGRLALLTILQERVRSTGITPRFDTAVQSVDELKGYDLIVAADGLNSVVRRGNEAAFGASVAHSSNKFAWYGTTKPFATLSQTFVATERGSFNAHHYRYAKDMSTFLVECDAATWEAYGFADKSIEASQAICEEVFAATLDGHRLISNKSVWRNFPWIWNERWSHGNIVLIGDALHSAHFSIGSGTRLAIEDAIALTKALESESGVAAALARYEAERKPIVKKLVTAARTSADWYEHFPAHMKLDLMDFAYSYITRSGRIDDARLRAMSPAFMARYEAAKGQS; encoded by the coding sequence TTGCGTATCGCCGTGATCGGCGGAGGCCCCGGTGGGCTCTATTTCGCCTATCTCTGGAAGAAGCGTCACCCCGACGCCGAGATCGATCTGTTCGAGCAGAACGCGGCCGGCGCCACCTGGGGCTTCGGCGTGGTGTTTTCCGAGCAGGCGCTGGACTTCCTGCGCGCCGATGACCCCGAGACGGTCGACGCCATCACCCCGAAGATGGAGAGCTGGAAGAACATCACCCTCAACCTGCGCGGCGAGAGCGTCGAGATCGACGGCGTCGGATTCTCCTCGATCGGGCGACTGGCGCTGCTGACGATCCTGCAAGAGCGCGTGCGCAGCACAGGCATCACGCCGCGCTTCGACACCGCGGTGCAATCGGTCGACGAACTCAAGGGGTACGACCTGATCGTCGCCGCCGACGGGCTGAACTCGGTGGTCCGCCGCGGCAATGAGGCCGCGTTCGGGGCCTCGGTCGCGCATTCCTCCAACAAATTCGCCTGGTATGGCACCACGAAGCCCTTTGCGACGCTGTCGCAGACCTTCGTCGCGACCGAGCGCGGCAGCTTCAACGCCCATCACTATCGCTATGCGAAGGACATGAGCACCTTCCTGGTCGAGTGCGATGCGGCAACCTGGGAAGCCTATGGCTTCGCCGACAAGAGCATCGAGGCGTCGCAGGCGATCTGCGAAGAGGTGTTCGCCGCGACACTGGACGGCCACCGGCTGATCTCGAACAAATCGGTGTGGCGCAACTTCCCGTGGATCTGGAACGAGCGCTGGTCGCACGGCAACATCGTGCTGATCGGCGATGCGCTGCATTCGGCGCATTTCTCGATCGGTTCGGGCACGCGGCTTGCGATCGAGGATGCGATCGCGCTGACCAAGGCGCTGGAGAGCGAAAGTGGCGTTGCCGCGGCGCTGGCGCGCTACGAAGCCGAACGCAAGCCGATCGTGAAGAAGCTCGTCACCGCGGCGCGGACCAGTGCCGACTGGTACGAGCATTTTCCGGCGCATATGAAGCTCGATCTGATGGATTTCGCCTACAGCTACATCACCCGCTCCGGCCGGATCGACGACGCGCGGCTGCGCGCGATGTCGCCCGCCTTCATGGCCCGGTACGAAGCCGCAAAGGGACAATCATGA
- a CDS encoding 3-hydroxybenzoate 6-monooxygenase translates to MAESKPVLIAGGGIGGLAVALGLAQKGIRSILLEKASALGEIGAGIQLGPNAFHAFDYLGVGEAARNMAVYIDQLRLMDALTADEITHIDLGDSFRARFGNPYAVVHRGDLHGVFLRACQNHELIELRVSSEVTGYEQDGSSVTAKLANGERIIGRLLIGADGLWSNIRKQVTADGPPRVSGHTTYRSVIPTDQMPEDLRWNAATLWAGPKCHIVHYPLSGWKVFNLVVTYHNDAPEPVAGKPVSEDEVMRGFAHVHERAQSIIRHGTNWKLWVLCDRDPTERWIDGRVALLGDAAHPMLQYFAQGACQAMEDAVCLSHMLANHDDQSAALDAYRAQRFPRTAQVQLMSRAIGEHVYHPAGDHARIRNAIMSAKSQNEWCDDIAWLYGGTGLGS, encoded by the coding sequence ATGGCGGAGAGCAAGCCGGTCCTGATCGCAGGCGGCGGCATTGGCGGCCTCGCGGTGGCGCTCGGGCTCGCGCAGAAGGGCATCCGCTCGATCCTGCTGGAAAAGGCCTCAGCGCTCGGTGAGATCGGGGCCGGCATCCAGCTTGGGCCGAACGCGTTCCACGCCTTCGACTATCTCGGCGTCGGCGAGGCCGCGCGCAACATGGCGGTCTATATCGATCAGCTCCGATTGATGGATGCGCTGACAGCGGACGAGATCACCCATATCGACCTCGGCGATAGCTTTCGGGCGCGGTTCGGCAATCCCTATGCGGTGGTGCATCGCGGCGACCTGCACGGCGTGTTCCTGCGCGCTTGCCAAAATCACGAACTGATCGAGCTGCGCGTCTCCAGCGAGGTGACAGGCTATGAGCAGGATGGCTCGTCCGTGACCGCAAAGCTCGCCAATGGCGAGCGGATCATTGGACGCCTGCTGATCGGTGCCGACGGGCTATGGTCGAACATCCGCAAGCAGGTCACGGCGGATGGTCCGCCGCGCGTCTCCGGCCACACCACCTATCGCTCGGTGATCCCCACCGACCAGATGCCGGAGGATCTGCGCTGGAACGCGGCGACGCTGTGGGCCGGCCCGAAATGCCACATCGTGCATTACCCGCTGTCGGGCTGGAAGGTGTTCAACCTCGTCGTCACCTATCACAATGATGCGCCGGAGCCGGTCGCCGGCAAGCCGGTCTCCGAGGACGAGGTGATGAGGGGCTTTGCCCACGTCCATGAGCGGGCGCAAAGCATCATCCGCCACGGCACCAACTGGAAGCTCTGGGTGCTGTGCGACCGCGATCCCACCGAGCGCTGGATCGACGGCCGCGTCGCGTTGCTGGGCGATGCCGCGCATCCGATGCTGCAATATTTCGCGCAGGGCGCCTGCCAGGCGATGGAGGACGCGGTCTGCCTGTCGCACATGCTGGCCAATCATGATGATCAGTCGGCGGCGCTCGACGCCTATCGCGCGCAACGCTTCCCGCGCACCGCGCAGGTGCAGCTGATGTCCCGCGCAATCGGCGAGCACGTCTATCACCCCGCGGGCGACCACGCCCGCATCCGCAACGCGATCATGAGCGCGAAGTCGCAGAACGAATGGTGCGACGATATCGCGTGGCTGTATGGCGGGACGGGGCTGGGCAGTTAG
- a CDS encoding ABC transporter ATP-binding protein, with protein sequence MDLIADRISHRFDDLDVLDDVSFQVAAGEIVAIVGPSGCGKSTLLSILGGLLRPSKGAAELRGAAPAGSLNPLTFVFQDFALLPWNTVEENVAFPLLHTPLSAGERRAVIDDALRRTGLTDFRAAYPKQLSGGMRQRVGIARALAVRPAILLMDEPLSALDSQTRELLMEDFVRLLADGAMGAVYVTHNLDEAVRLADRIVVLSRRPGRIREIVSIPMTRAERGTVDARGRMAALQGELWSLIRKEAIDAEREVQHA encoded by the coding sequence ATGGACCTGATCGCCGACCGTATCAGCCATCGTTTCGACGACCTCGACGTGCTCGACGATGTCTCCTTCCAGGTCGCCGCCGGCGAGATCGTCGCGATCGTCGGTCCGTCCGGCTGCGGCAAGAGCACGCTGCTGTCGATCCTCGGCGGCTTGCTGCGGCCGAGCAAAGGCGCCGCCGAGCTGCGCGGCGCGGCGCCGGCCGGCAGCCTCAATCCGCTGACCTTCGTGTTCCAGGATTTTGCCCTGCTGCCGTGGAATACGGTCGAGGAGAATGTCGCGTTTCCGCTGCTGCACACGCCCCTGAGCGCCGGCGAGCGCCGCGCCGTGATCGACGACGCGTTGCGCCGCACGGGCTTAACGGATTTCCGCGCCGCCTATCCGAAGCAGCTGTCCGGCGGCATGCGGCAGCGTGTCGGCATCGCGCGGGCGCTCGCGGTGCGTCCGGCGATCCTGCTGATGGACGAGCCGCTGTCGGCGCTGGATTCGCAGACCCGCGAGCTGCTGATGGAGGATTTCGTGCGCCTGCTCGCCGACGGGGCGATGGGCGCGGTCTATGTCACGCATAATCTCGACGAAGCGGTGCGGCTCGCCGATCGCATCGTCGTGCTGTCGCGCCGTCCCGGCCGCATCCGGGAGATCGTGAGCATTCCGATGACGCGCGCCGAGCGCGGCACGGTGGATGCGCGCGGCCGGATGGCGGCATTGCAGGGCGAATTGTGGTCGCTGATCCGGAAAGAGGCGATCGATGCCGAGCGCGAGGTCCAGCATGCTTGA
- a CDS encoding MarR family winged helix-turn-helix transcriptional regulator, producing MPSSKPTPVTMDAVYTAPGYLFRRMQQIAVALFIEECSAFDLTPVQYAALVTISTHPGIDATRLSAVIAFDRSTLGNVIERLEAKAFIVRKPAAEDKRVKLLYLTKAGAGVLNDIMPSVDKAQARMLEPLKPADRKTLLSLLTQLVDLNNEASRVPLRAEDALEHLGRSG from the coding sequence ATGCCGAGTAGCAAGCCGACGCCCGTCACCATGGACGCGGTCTACACCGCGCCCGGTTATCTGTTCCGGCGGATGCAGCAGATCGCGGTCGCGCTGTTCATCGAGGAATGCAGCGCGTTCGACCTGACGCCGGTGCAATATGCCGCGCTGGTCACGATCTCGACCCATCCCGGCATCGACGCGACCAGGCTCTCCGCGGTGATCGCGTTCGACCGCTCCACGCTCGGCAATGTGATCGAGCGGCTGGAGGCCAAGGCGTTCATCGTGCGCAAGCCGGCAGCCGAAGACAAGCGCGTCAAGCTGCTTTACCTCACCAAGGCCGGAGCTGGCGTGCTCAACGACATCATGCCTTCGGTCGACAAGGCGCAGGCGCGGATGCTGGAGCCGCTGAAGCCGGCCGACCGCAAGACGCTGCTCTCGCTCTTGACCCAACTTGTCGACCTCAACAACGAGGCGTCGCGGGTGCCGCTGCGTGCCGAGGATGCGCTCGAACATCTCGGGAGATCGGGCTGA
- a CDS encoding FAD-dependent oxidoreductase: MRASTIEEPARQVPLYGEYDVVVLGGGPAGIAAAVGAARAGRRTLLIERYGFLGGMGTAAGVTNFCGLHANIFGEMHRVVQGIASDLLARIDRLGGLNAPHLILGKILAQAYDTAAYKIAADDLLAHHKVDILFHALGAGVVMDGAHIRALMVETKAGRRAVRGGIFIDCSGDGDLAVWAGAPYEVGDNAGGMLYPSMMFRLNGIDPARAGDAWRTIPALMAEAEAAGTHTFPRKSAIVRPQKSQIEWRVNFTQVTRDDGRAISGIDPDDMTRGEIEGRRQAVEAFAFLRTVPGFENSYIVDLPPQLGIRETRRVIGGYMLTGEDVLGCASFEDSIGVNGWPKESHVAGDVIFEFPPIPDSRGYNELPYRMLVPDGVDNLLVAGRCASMTHEGQSAARVSGACFVMGEAAGTAAALALSGNTIPRDISVEKLQQQLAAQGAFIGRDQTVPDGL, translated from the coding sequence GCGCGCGCCGGACGGCGGACGCTGTTGATCGAGCGCTACGGATTTCTCGGTGGCATGGGCACCGCGGCCGGCGTGACCAATTTCTGCGGCCTGCACGCCAACATCTTCGGCGAGATGCATCGGGTGGTGCAGGGCATCGCCTCCGACCTGCTGGCGCGGATCGACCGGCTCGGCGGCCTGAACGCGCCGCATCTGATCCTCGGCAAGATCCTGGCGCAGGCGTACGACACCGCGGCCTACAAGATCGCGGCCGACGACCTGCTGGCGCATCACAAGGTCGACATCCTGTTCCACGCGCTCGGCGCCGGCGTCGTGATGGATGGCGCGCATATCCGCGCGCTGATGGTGGAAACCAAGGCCGGCCGGCGCGCGGTGCGCGGTGGCATCTTCATCGATTGTTCCGGTGACGGCGATCTCGCGGTGTGGGCCGGCGCGCCCTACGAGGTCGGCGACAATGCGGGTGGCATGCTCTACCCCTCGATGATGTTCCGCCTCAACGGCATCGATCCGGCCAGGGCCGGCGATGCCTGGCGCACGATCCCGGCGCTGATGGCGGAGGCCGAGGCCGCCGGTACCCATACATTCCCGCGCAAATCCGCGATCGTGCGGCCGCAGAAGTCGCAGATCGAATGGCGGGTGAACTTCACCCAGGTGACGCGGGACGATGGCCGCGCCATTTCCGGCATCGATCCCGACGACATGACGCGCGGCGAGATCGAGGGCCGCCGCCAGGCGGTGGAGGCCTTTGCATTCCTGCGCACGGTGCCGGGCTTCGAGAACTCCTATATCGTCGATCTGCCGCCGCAGCTCGGTATCCGCGAGACCCGGCGCGTGATCGGCGGCTACATGCTCACAGGCGAGGACGTGCTGGGTTGCGCCTCGTTCGAGGATTCGATCGGCGTCAATGGCTGGCCGAAGGAATCGCATGTCGCGGGCGACGTGATCTTCGAGTTTCCGCCGATCCCGGACAGCCGCGGCTACAATGAGTTGCCGTACCGCATGCTGGTACCCGATGGCGTCGACAATCTCCTGGTCGCCGGCCGTTGCGCCTCGATGACCCATGAGGGGCAATCGGCGGCGCGCGTCTCCGGTGCCTGTTTCGTGATGGGCGAGGCGGCGGGAACCGCGGCGGCCTTGGCGCTGTCGGGCAACACGATTCCGCGCGACATTTCCGTCGAAAAGTTGCAACAACAGCTCGCGGCGCAGGGCGCGTTCATCGGGCGCGACCAAACCGTGCCTGATGGACTATAA
- the gtdA gene encoding gentisate 1,2-dioxygenase, with protein sequence MEAVQKTPEREAFYKKIDGENLSALWNVLGDLVTPEPRSACRPHLWKFDQIRDYMNEAGKLITAKEAERRVLVLENPGLRGQSRITTSLFAGVQMVVPGDVAPAHRHTQSALRFVLEGKGAYTAVDGERTAMAPGDFVITPSMTWHDHSNETSEPMFWLDGLDIPMVQFFDCSFAEGAKEDQQAISKPAGDSFARYGRNLLPIDQKRSSKTSPIFNYPYEHTRETLEKARARDEWDACHGLKLKFSNPETGDFAMPTIGTFIQLLPKGFKTTRYRSTDATVFAAIEGNGRTRVGDQTFEWGPRDLFVVPSWHWVTHEADADSVLFSFSDRPVQQKLDLFREDRGNA encoded by the coding sequence ATGGAAGCCGTGCAGAAGACCCCGGAGCGCGAGGCGTTCTACAAGAAGATCGACGGCGAGAATCTATCAGCGCTCTGGAACGTGCTCGGCGACCTGGTGACGCCGGAGCCGCGCAGCGCCTGCCGCCCACATCTGTGGAAGTTCGACCAGATTCGCGACTACATGAACGAGGCCGGCAAGCTGATCACGGCCAAGGAAGCCGAGCGCCGCGTGCTGGTGCTGGAGAATCCCGGCCTGCGCGGGCAATCCAGGATCACGACCTCGCTGTTCGCCGGCGTACAAATGGTGGTGCCGGGCGACGTCGCGCCCGCCCATCGCCACACCCAGTCGGCGCTGCGTTTCGTGCTCGAAGGCAAAGGCGCCTATACCGCAGTCGATGGCGAGCGCACCGCGATGGCGCCGGGCGATTTCGTCATCACGCCGTCGATGACCTGGCATGACCATTCCAACGAAACCTCAGAGCCGATGTTCTGGCTCGACGGGCTCGACATCCCGATGGTGCAGTTCTTCGACTGCTCGTTCGCGGAAGGCGCCAAGGAGGACCAGCAGGCGATCTCCAAGCCAGCCGGCGACAGCTTCGCGCGCTACGGCCGCAACCTGCTGCCGATCGACCAGAAGCGATCGTCGAAGACCTCGCCGATCTTCAACTATCCCTATGAGCACACCCGCGAGACGCTGGAGAAGGCCAGGGCCCGCGACGAGTGGGATGCCTGCCACGGCCTAAAGCTGAAATTCTCCAACCCCGAGACCGGCGATTTCGCGATGCCGACCATCGGCACCTTCATCCAGCTGCTGCCGAAGGGCTTCAAGACCACACGTTATCGTTCCACTGATGCGACCGTGTTCGCCGCGATCGAGGGCAACGGCCGCACAAGGGTCGGCGACCAGACCTTCGAATGGGGCCCGCGCGATCTGTTCGTGGTACCGAGCTGGCACTGGGTCACCCACGAGGCCGACGCGGACTCGGTGCTGTTCTCGTTCTCGGATCGCCCGGTGCAGCAGAAGCTGGACCTGTTCCGCGAGGATCGGGGGAACGCGTAA
- a CDS encoding ABC transporter permease → MLDRAPQEAKEATRPVAFRGAGFTSGGSRYAGWIALALVIAVWQIAGSAGWVNPLFLPAPSAIAVAITKLATSGALWQHLSWSIMRIGTGWILGTVAGVIVGFAIGLSTMARGVGITFISALFPIPKIALLPLLILWLGIGEEPKIATIALGVFFSTAISVYSGVDAVPRNLIRMAQSFNVPFHAIVRRVIWPGALPSILAGFRITASVALLLVVSAEMIGAQYGIGAFVLQAGNLMQTDQLLAGVVILSLFGLAVGKLINLLETRLLHWR, encoded by the coding sequence ATGCTTGACCGCGCGCCGCAGGAAGCGAAAGAAGCGACGCGGCCGGTCGCGTTTCGCGGCGCCGGCTTCACATCAGGCGGCAGCCGCTACGCCGGCTGGATCGCGCTCGCGCTGGTCATCGCGGTGTGGCAGATCGCCGGCAGCGCGGGCTGGGTCAATCCGCTGTTCCTGCCGGCACCCTCGGCGATCGCGGTCGCGATCACCAAGCTCGCGACGTCGGGCGCGCTGTGGCAGCATTTGTCGTGGTCGATCATGCGGATCGGGACCGGCTGGATCCTCGGCACGGTTGCAGGGGTCATCGTCGGCTTCGCGATCGGGCTGTCGACCATGGCGCGCGGCGTCGGCATCACCTTCATCTCGGCGCTGTTCCCGATCCCGAAGATCGCGCTGCTGCCGCTCCTGATCCTGTGGCTCGGGATCGGCGAGGAGCCGAAGATCGCCACCATTGCGCTCGGCGTGTTCTTCTCGACCGCAATCTCGGTCTATAGCGGCGTCGACGCGGTGCCGCGCAACCTGATCCGGATGGCGCAGAGCTTCAATGTGCCGTTCCATGCCATTGTGCGCCGCGTGATCTGGCCTGGCGCGCTGCCCTCGATCCTTGCCGGCTTCCGCATCACCGCATCGGTTGCGCTGTTGCTGGTGGTCAGCGCCGAAATGATCGGCGCGCAATACGGCATCGGCGCCTTCGTGTTGCAGGCCGGCAATCTGATGCAGACCGATCAGTTGCTCGCCGGCGTCGTGATCCTGTCGCTGTTCGGGCTCGCGGTCGGCAAGCTGATCAATCTGCTGGAGACGCGGCTGCTGCACTGGCGGTGA